Proteins from one Candidatus Omnitrophota bacterium genomic window:
- a CDS encoding sodium:alanine symporter family protein produces the protein MNPSNTLLKTLSTISDYVWGTPMIVLLLGTGVFLTLRLGFLQITHLPRALKLAFSRSDEDAQGDISHFKALMTALAATIGIGNIVGVASAIAAGGPGALFWMWVTALFGMATKYSEAILAVKYRIVDEKGEMVGGPMFALERGLGMKWLGVLFAIFGSIAAFGIGNMAQANAVAAAIHDSFNVSHWFTGIVMVILTAAVILGGIKRIGETSAIIVPFMAVFYIITAAVILIINAKDVPHALALVFTHAFTPTAAVGGFMGALVKNTIQSGVSRGLFSNESGLGSAPIAAAAAKTKSPKRQALVSMTGTFLDTIVVCTMTGLVIIATGVWTSGENPALLTAMAFEHGFPGTSGDIVVTIGLIFFAYSTILGWSYYGEKCVEYLFGVKAVFPYRLVWVVFVMIGSLTKIDIVWVFSDIMNALMAIPNLIALIFLSGVIVEETRRME, from the coding sequence ATGAATCCATCCAATACCCTTCTCAAGACGCTTTCGACGATCAGCGATTACGTGTGGGGAACGCCGATGATTGTTCTGCTATTGGGAACCGGCGTTTTTCTTACGCTTCGTCTGGGTTTCTTGCAAATCACCCATCTGCCAAGGGCGCTTAAACTGGCGTTCAGCCGGTCGGACGAGGATGCGCAAGGGGATATTTCCCATTTCAAGGCGCTGATGACGGCCTTGGCGGCCACGATCGGCATCGGCAACATCGTAGGCGTCGCCTCCGCCATCGCCGCCGGCGGGCCGGGAGCGCTGTTTTGGATGTGGGTTACGGCGTTGTTCGGCATGGCCACGAAATACAGCGAAGCCATCTTGGCGGTGAAATACCGCATAGTAGACGAAAAGGGGGAAATGGTTGGAGGCCCCATGTTCGCTCTGGAACGGGGATTGGGAATGAAATGGCTGGGCGTTCTTTTCGCCATTTTTGGAAGCATCGCCGCATTCGGCATCGGCAACATGGCGCAGGCCAACGCCGTCGCCGCCGCCATCCATGACTCTTTTAACGTCTCTCATTGGTTCACGGGGATCGTCATGGTGATTCTTACCGCCGCCGTCATCCTCGGCGGCATCAAGCGCATTGGCGAGACCTCCGCCATTATCGTTCCCTTCATGGCGGTTTTTTATATTATTACGGCGGCGGTTATTCTTATTATTAACGCGAAAGACGTCCCTCACGCTTTGGCATTAGTTTTTACACATGCGTTCACGCCCACGGCGGCCGTTGGCGGCTTCATGGGCGCCTTAGTGAAAAATACCATTCAGTCCGGCGTCAGCCGTGGACTATTTTCCAACGAGTCGGGCTTGGGCAGCGCCCCCATCGCCGCCGCCGCCGCCAAGACGAAATCGCCCAAGCGACAGGCTCTGGTTTCCATGACGGGTACTTTTCTGGATACTATCGTCGTTTGCACTATGACAGGACTGGTCATCATCGCCACCGGCGTCTGGACGAGCGGCGAAAATCCCGCCCTGCTGACGGCGATGGCCTTCGAGCATGGTTTTCCGGGAACGTCAGGCGATATCGTCGTTACCATCGGTTTGATCTTCTTCGCCTATTCCACCATTTTGGGTTGGAGTTATTACGGCGAGAAATGCGTAGAGTATCTCTTTGGCGTGAAAGCGGTTTTTCCCTATCGTTTGGTTTGGGTCGTCTTCGTCATGATTGGATCGTTGACGAAGATCGATATCGTCTGGGTATTTTCCGATATCATGAACGCTCTGATGGCGATTCCCAACTTGATCGCCCTCATCTTCCTCTCCGGCGTCATCGTCGAGGAAACGCGGCGGATGGAGTAG